One Brachyspira pilosicoli P43/6/78 genomic window carries:
- the gpmA gene encoding 2,3-diphosphoglycerate-dependent phosphoglycerate mutase, with amino-acid sequence MTKVVLIRHGESVWNKENLFTGWADVTLSEKGIEEAKSGGVELKKAGFTFDKAYTSTLTRAIKTLNLVLEEMGLLWIPVEKCWQLNERHYGALQGLNKSQTAEKYGEDQVKIWRRSYDTPPPALEKSDERYPGNDPRYKNLSEKELPLTECLKDTVARVVPFWENVILPDIKAGKKIIIAAHGNSLRALVKYLDNISDADITELNIPTGMPLVYELDDNFKAVNKQYLGDPEAVKKAMEAVANQGKKK; translated from the coding sequence ATGACTAAAGTTGTTTTAATAAGACATGGTGAGAGTGTTTGGAATAAAGAAAACCTTTTTACTGGTTGGGCTGATGTTACTTTATCAGAAAAAGGTATTGAAGAAGCTAAATCTGGCGGTGTAGAACTTAAAAAAGCTGGTTTTACTTTTGATAAAGCTTACACTTCTACTCTTACTCGTGCAATCAAAACTTTAAACTTAGTATTGGAAGAAATGGGACTTTTATGGATACCTGTAGAGAAATGCTGGCAATTAAATGAAAGACATTATGGTGCTTTACAGGGATTAAATAAATCTCAAACTGCTGAAAAATATGGTGAGGACCAAGTAAAAATATGGAGAAGAAGTTATGATACTCCGCCTCCTGCTTTAGAAAAATCTGATGAAAGATATCCTGGAAATGACCCTCGCTATAAAAACTTATCTGAAAAAGAACTTCCTCTTACAGAATGTTTAAAAGACACTGTTGCAAGAGTTGTTCCTTTCTGGGAAAACGTTATACTTCCAGATATTAAAGCTGGTAAAAAAATCATCATCGCTGCTCATGGTAATAGCTTAAGAGCATTAGTTAAATATTTAGATAATATTTCTGATGCGGATATTACAGAACTTAATATACCTACTGGAATGCCTTTGGTTTACGAGCTTGATGATAATTTCAAAGCTGTTAATAAACAATATTTAGGAGACCCTGAAGCTGTTAAAAAAGCTATGGAAGCTGTAGCTAATCAAGGCAAGAAAAAGTAA
- the rpsT gene encoding 30S ribosomal protein S20, whose product MPNIRSASKRLRQNSTRNLYNRKIKSFLNTQKKKVLKSIDANDKNASIAEYNKYASALDKAARKSVIHSNRASVKKSEMMKKINALK is encoded by the coding sequence ATGCCTAATATAAGATCAGCTTCTAAAAGATTAAGACAGAACTCTACTAGAAATCTTTATAACAGAAAAATTAAAAGTTTTTTAAATACTCAAAAGAAAAAAGTATTAAAATCTATAGATGCTAATGATAAAAATGCTTCTATAGCTGAATATAATAAATATGCTAGTGCTTTAGATAAAGCTGCTAGAAAATCTGTTATTCATAGCAATAGAGCTAGTGTGAAAAAATCTGAGATGATGAAAAAAATTAATGCTTTGAAATAA
- a CDS encoding PepSY-like domain-containing protein, producing the protein MKKVLLFFIILYSFLYTQDITEASLPLQAKNFINLNLEGDSVDTVSLYQNGGGYEVNTKLGFNIIFYQSGLWKSIKINNLENNPNGIPRSCIHRSMVKVIDNEYPSSKITSITRENKFFTIVLNNNVELEITGYGIIVSKKNLEE; encoded by the coding sequence ATGAAGAAAGTTTTATTATTTTTTATAATTTTGTATTCTTTTCTATACACACAAGATATTACAGAGGCTTCTTTACCGCTTCAGGCTAAAAATTTTATTAATCTTAATTTAGAGGGAGATAGTGTAGATACTGTTAGTCTGTATCAAAATGGAGGAGGGTATGAAGTTAATACTAAATTAGGCTTTAATATTATATTTTATCAAAGTGGACTTTGGAAAAGCATTAAAATAAACAATTTGGAAAATAATCCAAACGGCATACCAAGAAGCTGTATACATAGAAGTATGGTTAAGGTAATAGATAATGAATATCCTTCTTCAAAAATAACTTCTATAACTAGAGAAAATAAGTTTTTTACTATTGTGCTTAATAATAATGTGGAGTTAGAAATTACAGGGTATGGCATTATAGTATCTAAGAAAAATTTGGAAGAATAG
- a CDS encoding RNB domain-containing ribonuclease, which yields MKTIEELIAKLSKNQMDYNVFIKFNAKTPLEKTSLTNLIRKAISDGYIQKTDSNLLKVTKAGHLFINPNSANKEAVKTPVHAKKININIDNAKLDSEIIADAYNIKLNFSDDLLKLAENINNNANFNDTTDRVDLRSLKTVTIDSEHSKDLDDAFSIERVDDNYKVYVHISDVSHFIEPNSPLDIEAKKRGNSTYLIDKVYNMFPEILSNGIISLNEKVDRFTLTLICVIDKDGNILESDVVKSIINSDKKLSYNYVEDIINKKANDEDWLMELINNALEVKNILHKKRSKGVDFENDDINIVLDDNGVPIEFYAEEKKESMLIIESLMLLANSEIAKKLKDYEGVIYRYHGAPDNYRFNNFKILAHNKGYELKKLDEDNYDLIDFLEKIKGKSEEKLLTGVLMRSMTPSSYSVINKSHFGLGFDYYTYFTSPIRRYVDLTIHRIVKDYIIDKKTYTNDDNKYKSVADECTLLDRTSKKAERNLRQIKAARYMKDRLGDEYYGFISLLSRNGITVEIEGLDIEGFIEATYVGANYRFYEDMQSIYIDKVKMYELGDRVKIFVVKANIETGKIYFSL from the coding sequence ATGAAAACCATAGAAGAGCTTATAGCAAAATTGTCTAAAAATCAAATGGACTATAATGTATTTATAAAGTTTAATGCCAAAACACCGTTAGAAAAAACTTCTCTTACTAATTTAATAAGAAAAGCAATCAGCGACGGATATATACAAAAAACTGACAGCAATTTACTTAAGGTAACTAAAGCTGGACATTTATTTATAAACCCCAATAGTGCCAACAAGGAAGCTGTAAAAACTCCTGTTCATGCTAAAAAAATAAATATTAATATAGATAATGCGAAATTAGATTCAGAGATAATAGCAGATGCTTATAATATTAAATTAAACTTTTCTGATGATTTATTGAAGTTAGCAGAAAATATTAATAACAATGCTAATTTTAATGATACTACTGACAGGGTTGATTTGAGGAGTTTAAAAACTGTTACAATAGACTCAGAGCATTCAAAAGACTTAGATGATGCATTCAGTATAGAAAGGGTAGATGATAATTATAAAGTGTATGTGCATATTTCTGATGTCAGCCACTTTATAGAACCTAACTCTCCTCTTGACATAGAAGCAAAAAAAAGAGGAAACTCAACCTATTTAATAGATAAAGTATATAACATGTTTCCAGAGATTCTTTCAAATGGAATAATTTCACTCAATGAAAAAGTTGATAGATTTACTTTGACTTTAATTTGTGTTATAGATAAAGATGGAAATATTTTAGAGAGTGATGTTGTTAAAAGCATTATAAACTCAGACAAAAAATTATCCTACAATTACGTAGAAGATATTATAAACAAAAAGGCTAATGATGAAGATTGGCTTATGGAACTAATAAATAATGCTTTGGAAGTAAAAAACATATTGCATAAAAAAAGAAGCAAGGGTGTAGACTTTGAGAATGATGATATTAATATAGTATTAGATGATAATGGGGTACCTATAGAGTTTTATGCTGAAGAGAAAAAGGAGTCTATGCTTATAATAGAATCTTTAATGCTTTTGGCTAATAGTGAAATAGCAAAAAAGTTAAAAGATTATGAGGGTGTAATATACCGTTATCATGGTGCACCTGATAATTATAGATTTAATAATTTTAAGATATTAGCACATAATAAAGGCTATGAATTAAAAAAGTTAGATGAAGATAATTATGATTTAATTGATTTTTTAGAAAAGATAAAAGGAAAGTCAGAAGAGAAACTTCTTACTGGTGTTTTAATGCGTTCTATGACACCATCATCATATAGTGTAATTAATAAAAGTCATTTCGGTTTGGGTTTTGATTATTATACTTATTTTACTTCGCCTATAAGAAGGTATGTTGATTTAACAATACATAGAATAGTAAAAGATTATATTATAGACAAAAAAACATATACTAATGATGATAACAAATATAAGAGTGTAGCAGATGAATGTACTTTGCTTGACAGAACATCAAAAAAAGCAGAGAGAAATTTAAGACAAATAAAAGCGGCAAGGTATATGAAAGATAGGCTTGGAGATGAATATTACGGCTTTATTAGTTTGCTTTCAAGAAACGGTATTACAGTTGAGATAGAGGGGCTTGATATAGAAGGTTTTATTGAGGCAACTTATGTTGGTGCGAATTATAGATTTTATGAGGATATGCAAAGTATTTATATTGATAAAGTTAAGATGTATGAACTTGGGGACAGGGTTAAGATTTTTGTTGTAAAAGCGAATATAGAAACAGGAAAGATATATTTTTCTCTTTAA
- a CDS encoding leucine-rich repeat domain-containing protein: MKKIIIFILITALMILSCKEVPTDVNTSPDNNNSSNTGDNNNGENNDNISTVTQEELDKYGIDIDSATTEKVKEALNMYYQDKGEYKLILKGTSTKTYNGRKNGDTIAGMVENTKIKNVIVSSENVKFINNKIPDCLFGGEQNYNTSIAKIIIPNTITEIGKDAFDCHILTNLNIPKNLVTVRSNAVYGIQMKKLELPETLTYIDDRGFYASQQLEEIYIPDSVTYMGVSAFGSCIKVKKIHIPNNLEILNDTVFENCPLLENITIPASVKEIKKYAFHMAQSLTTVTFLSPTPPIIARNAFNYCSNLKTINVPKGSKTLYEQLKGNGIPGAAKIIEY; this comes from the coding sequence ATGAAAAAAATTATAATATTTATTTTAATTACAGCTTTAATGATATTATCATGTAAAGAAGTGCCAACAGATGTAAACACTTCACCAGATAATAATAACTCAAGCAACACAGGTGATAATAACAATGGTGAAAATAATGATAATATCTCTACTGTAACACAAGAAGAACTTGATAAATACGGCATAGATATAGACTCTGCAACAACAGAAAAAGTAAAAGAAGCTTTAAATATGTACTATCAAGATAAAGGAGAATACAAATTAATTCTTAAAGGAACTTCTACAAAAACTTACAATGGCAGAAAAAATGGAGATACCATTGCTGGAATGGTAGAAAATACTAAAATTAAAAATGTAATAGTATCTTCAGAAAATGTAAAGTTTATAAATAATAAAATTCCAGATTGTTTATTTGGAGGAGAACAAAATTATAATACAAGTATAGCAAAAATAATTATACCAAATACTATAACTGAAATAGGAAAAGATGCATTTGATTGCCATATATTAACAAATCTAAATATACCTAAAAACTTAGTTACAGTTAGAAGTAATGCTGTTTATGGAATACAAATGAAAAAATTAGAATTACCTGAAACATTAACATATATAGATGACAGAGGTTTTTATGCATCTCAACAACTTGAAGAAATATATATACCAGATTCAGTAACTTATATGGGAGTAAGTGCATTTGGTTCTTGTATAAAGGTAAAGAAAATACATATTCCAAACAATTTAGAGATTTTAAATGACACTGTATTTGAAAATTGCCCTTTATTAGAAAATATAACTATACCTGCTTCTGTTAAAGAAATAAAAAAGTATGCTTTCCATATGGCTCAATCTTTAACAACTGTTACATTTTTATCACCTACTCCTCCTATCATTGCTAGAAATGCTTTTAATTATTGTAGTAACTTAAAAACTATTAATGTGCCAAAAGGAAGTAAAACATTATACGAACAATTAAAAGGTAATGGTATACCAGGCGCTGCTAAAATAATAGAATATTAG
- a CDS encoding leucine-rich repeat domain-containing protein: protein MKKIIIFILITVLMLLSCKNNSTNIDTDNNNGSNTGENNNSGNNGGSTVTPEELEKYGIEIDSATTENIEKALNQYYQDKGEYKVIFKGNSTIQYIRLTSIASLLNDITLKNINVIVSFEHVNFQNNKLNERILQGNQDNSNIVKVILPDNITTIGRYAFSCVNLTNVNMPKNLKTIESAAFDKLKMEKLIFPDGLETIEGFAFSVCNIKTLIIPDSVTSIGEQAFESCTNLIEVKLPNNLTTLEPDVFANCNKLKSITIPASVEEIKESAFYSCDSLDNITFLSVNPPIIGDYVFYGTALKTIYVPKGSETLYEALKGKYGIPDNINIIGQ, encoded by the coding sequence ATGAAAAAAATTATAATATTTATTTTAATTACAGTTTTAATGCTATTATCATGCAAAAATAATTCAACAAATATAGATACTGATAATAATAATGGAAGCAACACAGGCGAAAACAATAATAGTGGAAACAATGGAGGCTCTACTGTAACCCCAGAAGAACTTGAAAAATACGGTATAGAGATAGACTCTGCAACAACAGAAAACATAGAAAAAGCTTTAAATCAATATTACCAAGATAAAGGAGAATACAAAGTAATTTTCAAAGGAAATTCAACTATTCAATATATTAGGCTTACATCAATAGCTTCATTACTTAATGACATAACATTAAAAAATATAAATGTAATAGTAAGTTTTGAACATGTTAATTTTCAAAATAACAAACTAAATGAACGTATATTACAAGGAAATCAAGACAATTCAAACATAGTTAAAGTAATTCTTCCAGATAATATAACAACTATAGGAAGATATGCATTTTCTTGTGTTAATCTTACAAATGTTAATATGCCTAAGAATTTAAAAACAATAGAAAGTGCAGCTTTTGATAAATTGAAAATGGAAAAACTTATATTTCCTGATGGATTAGAAACTATAGAAGGTTTTGCTTTTAGTGTATGTAATATAAAAACTTTAATAATACCTGATTCTGTAACATCAATTGGAGAGCAAGCATTTGAGAGTTGTACAAATTTAATAGAAGTAAAGCTGCCTAATAATTTAACAACTTTAGAGCCAGACGTTTTTGCAAACTGCAACAAATTAAAAAGTATAACAATACCGGCTTCTGTTGAAGAAATAAAAGAATCTGCATTTTATTCTTGCGATTCTTTAGATAATATTACATTTCTATCAGTAAATCCTCCAATTATAGGAGATTATGTTTTTTATGGTACAGCTTTAAAAACTATTTATGTGCCAAAAGGAAGCGAAACACTATATGAAGCATTAAAAGGTAAATATGGTATACCAGACAATATTAATATAATAGGACAATAA
- a CDS encoding FAD-dependent oxidoreductase, whose product MKKILIVGGVAGGASAAARLRRLNEEDKIILFEKGPHVSFSNCSLPYYVGGLIPNEETLLLMSPEKFLKQFNVDARTNSEVVSIDRAKKEVTVISEGKEYKESYDKLILSMGAKPIVPPIKGIEKVNIFTVRNVVDIAKIHSFLGGKKNAKVAVIGGGFIGIEMAENIKEAGHDVTIIEALPQIMKPFDYDMVQILHRELIDNGVNLIVEDKVESFEENTVVLASGKKIEADAVILAIGVAPETDIAVKAGIELGKTKSIKVDANYRTNDKDIYAIGDVIEIYGALCQDYYRLALAGPAQKQARAVADHINGRTVDNRGYIGSSVIKVFRYNGASTGLSEGYIKAMNLNINYDTVDIIPFDSVSIMPSAKLLHFKLIYEVPTGKVLGAQAIGRGNVDKRIDVIATLIKFGGTIYDLKDLELCYAPSFGTAKDVVNFAGYVASNLMNGDFKQIHYSDVRNILEKDPEAYFLDVRLKEDFEAGHLEKAVNIPLGALRSRFDEVPKDRPVYITCKTGLTSYTACRILINLGFTNVVNVSGGFIGLSQYEYYNDKFYNRKPILTKYFA is encoded by the coding sequence ATGAAAAAAATACTAATAGTTGGCGGAGTAGCTGGCGGAGCTTCTGCAGCTGCAAGACTTAGAAGATTAAACGAAGAAGATAAAATTATATTATTTGAAAAAGGCCCGCATGTTTCTTTTTCCAACTGTTCTCTTCCTTATTATGTCGGAGGCCTCATACCAAATGAGGAAACTTTGCTTTTAATGTCTCCCGAAAAGTTTTTGAAACAGTTTAATGTAGATGCAAGAACTAATAGTGAGGTTGTATCAATAGACAGAGCGAAAAAAGAAGTTACGGTGATAAGCGAGGGTAAGGAATATAAAGAGAGCTACGACAAACTGATATTATCTATGGGTGCTAAACCTATAGTTCCTCCGATCAAAGGAATTGAAAAAGTTAACATTTTCACTGTTAGAAATGTTGTTGATATAGCTAAAATACATTCTTTCTTAGGCGGCAAAAAAAATGCTAAAGTTGCTGTTATTGGAGGCGGTTTCATTGGTATAGAAATGGCTGAAAATATTAAAGAAGCTGGTCATGATGTAACTATTATAGAAGCTTTGCCTCAAATTATGAAGCCTTTCGATTATGATATGGTTCAAATTCTTCATAGAGAACTTATAGATAATGGCGTTAATTTAATAGTAGAAGATAAAGTTGAGAGCTTTGAAGAGAATACTGTTGTACTTGCTTCTGGTAAAAAGATAGAGGCTGATGCTGTTATACTTGCTATAGGTGTTGCTCCTGAAACTGATATTGCTGTTAAGGCTGGTATTGAACTTGGTAAAACTAAATCTATTAAAGTTGATGCTAATTACAGAACTAATGATAAAGATATTTATGCTATAGGAGACGTTATAGAAATTTACGGAGCTTTATGTCAGGATTATTACAGACTTGCTTTAGCTGGTCCTGCTCAAAAACAAGCTCGTGCTGTAGCTGACCATATTAATGGAAGAACTGTTGACAACAGAGGATATATTGGCTCTTCTGTAATTAAAGTATTTAGATATAATGGTGCTTCTACTGGTCTTTCTGAAGGCTATATTAAAGCAATGAATCTAAATATCAATTATGATACTGTAGATATTATACCTTTTGATAGTGTTTCTATTATGCCTAGTGCTAAGCTTTTACATTTCAAATTAATATATGAAGTACCTACTGGTAAAGTATTAGGTGCTCAGGCTATTGGAAGAGGAAATGTTGATAAGAGAATAGATGTTATTGCTACATTAATAAAATTCGGCGGTACTATTTATGATTTGAAAGATTTAGAATTATGTTATGCTCCTTCTTTCGGTACTGCTAAAGATGTTGTAAACTTCGCTGGTTATGTTGCTTCTAACCTTATGAATGGCGATTTCAAACAAATACATTATAGTGATGTAAGAAATATTTTAGAAAAAGACCCTGAAGCTTATTTCTTAGATGTAAGACTTAAAGAAGATTTCGAAGCTGGTCATTTAGAAAAAGCTGTTAATATACCTCTTGGTGCTTTAAGAAGCAGATTCGATGAAGTACCTAAAGACAGACCTGTTTATATTACATGTAAAACTGGATTAACTAGTTATACAGCTTGTAGAATATTAATTAATTTAGGATTCACCAATGTTGTTAATGTTTCAGGTGGATTCATAGGTTTATCACAGTATGAATATTACAATGATAAATTCTATAATAGAAAACCGATACTAACTAAATATTTTGCATAA
- a CDS encoding TAXI family TRAP transporter solute-binding subunit: MKKIIIMFSLLLLFSCSKSNNKNYIFATGGTSGTYYSFGGAIANIWNSNIEAMNVTAQSTGASAENLRLLNMHEADLALVQNDVMYYAYNGTDIFDGEVLTNFSAMLTLYPEIVQIAATKASGITNIASMKGKRVSVGDAGSGTEFNAKQILEAYGLTFNDIQKSSLSFKESSDGLQNGTLDACFIVAGIPNAALQELSLSTDIVMVGLDDVEIADIMKKYNYYTEVVIPANTYKGVVADTKAVAVKATIAVNNNIPEEDVYNMLKTLFDKKADLITAHAKGEELDINQSYEGISIPFHPGALKYYQELGYQVK; this comes from the coding sequence ATGAAAAAAATTATTATTATGTTCAGTTTATTATTATTATTTAGCTGCAGTAAAAGTAATAATAAAAATTACATTTTTGCTACAGGCGGTACTAGCGGTACTTATTATTCATTTGGAGGAGCTATCGCTAATATATGGAATAGTAATATAGAAGCTATGAATGTTACTGCTCAATCTACTGGTGCTTCTGCTGAAAACTTAAGATTATTAAATATGCATGAAGCAGATTTAGCATTAGTTCAAAATGATGTTATGTATTATGCTTATAATGGAACTGATATTTTTGACGGAGAGGTTTTAACTAATTTTTCTGCAATGCTCACATTATACCCTGAGATTGTTCAAATAGCTGCTACAAAAGCAAGCGGTATTACTAATATAGCAAGCATGAAAGGAAAGAGAGTATCTGTTGGAGATGCTGGAAGCGGAACAGAGTTTAATGCTAAACAAATATTAGAAGCTTATGGTTTAACTTTTAATGATATACAAAAATCAAGTCTTTCTTTCAAAGAATCTAGCGATGGTTTACAAAATGGCACATTAGATGCTTGTTTTATAGTTGCAGGAATTCCTAATGCTGCTTTACAGGAATTATCATTATCTACTGATATAGTAATGGTTGGTTTGGACGATGTTGAGATTGCTGATATAATGAAAAAATATAATTATTATACAGAAGTAGTAATACCTGCTAATACTTATAAGGGTGTTGTTGCTGATACTAAAGCTGTTGCTGTAAAAGCTACAATAGCTGTTAATAACAATATACCTGAAGAAGATGTTTATAATATGCTAAAAACTTTATTTGATAAAAAAGCTGATTTAATTACAGCACATGCTAAAGGTGAGGAATTAGATATTAATCAATCTTATGAAGGAATATCTATACCTTTCCACCCTGGTGCTTTAAAATATTATCAAGAATTAGGATATCAGGTAAAATAA
- a CDS encoding DUF1850 domain-containing protein gives MKKIIVVLLSLLLFITIPIFPRLVLKSVKDNNKYIYHLEKKEFIISYTHSVNKGRVRDYYIIDENGNIILDKTTFVSYGAGIAEPENNENIIIKDDNIEINNINRIIKDFYLFVGIIAEHSITIDDNEIMLKSLFKPQTNINIKYRNVSLIELIKNMIRGRK, from the coding sequence ATGAAAAAAATTATTGTAGTATTATTATCTTTACTGCTTTTTATTACTATTCCTATATTTCCAAGATTAGTACTAAAAAGCGTAAAAGATAATAATAAATATATATATCATTTAGAAAAAAAAGAATTTATAATTTCATACACGCATTCAGTTAATAAGGGAAGGGTGAGAGATTATTATATTATAGATGAAAATGGTAATATAATATTAGATAAAACAACTTTCGTTTCTTATGGTGCTGGTATAGCTGAACCTGAAAATAATGAAAATATTATTATTAAAGATGATAATATTGAAATTAATAATATAAATAGAATCATTAAAGATTTTTATTTATTTGTAGGCATTATTGCTGAGCATAGCATAACGATAGATGATAATGAAATAATGCTTAAAAGTTTGTTTAAACCTCAGACTAATATAAATATAAAATATAGAAATGTATCGTTAATAGAATTAATAAAAAATATGATAAGGGGGCGTAAATGA
- a CDS encoding TRAP transporter permease translates to MKHNNHDIIHVTAEELDDYMSKYDSESRYRRFKDWKKYLIIVISVAFCLFQLYSILSGKITAQVVRATHLAFVMALAYLLFPMKKDMPKDKLPWYDVIIAIVGACSWLYISINFDSLVRRAGIYNTTDIIIGIVGILILFEACRRIVGTPILIISLVFIVYALFGAYAPGFLNHRGYSIQRLVSHLYYNTEGIMGTPIGASATFIFLFIFFGALLDKTGIGQFFIDICNAIAGSYDGGPAKVAVLTSAMFGTVSGSSVSNTVGTGSFTIPMMKSLGYRPEFAGAVEASASTGGQLMPPIMGAASFLMAESLGIPYKEVAKAAIIPAILYFTGIFIMVHLEAKKTGLKGLSRDSLPKIGELLMKKGYLVIPLATIIYFFVLGKTAIYAGLMGIIAAGLVAIINSIVDIILKRERSFTFNDLIDVFVNGARNIISVAVACAMAGIIIGVITLTGLGLKIGAGLISISGGISILLLMLTMISSIILGMGVPTTANYLITSTIAAGAIIGLGFEPLAAHMFVFYFGIIADVTPPVALAAMAGAAIAKSDPLKTGFEATKLSIGAFIIPYMFIFNPQILMINTTFVEVIPILITSLIGMFGVSAGLEGYVFRKCNFIERILFIVAGLLSIYPEFYTDIIGIGLIAALIILQIITRKKKAIA, encoded by the coding sequence ATGAAGCATAATAATCATGATATTATACATGTAACTGCAGAAGAGTTAGATGATTACATGAGTAAATATGACAGTGAATCGAGATATAGAAGATTTAAAGATTGGAAGAAATATTTAATTATAGTTATATCTGTGGCTTTTTGTTTGTTTCAGCTTTATTCTATTTTGTCTGGTAAGATAACTGCTCAGGTGGTGAGGGCTACGCATTTAGCTTTTGTTATGGCACTTGCATATTTACTATTTCCTATGAAGAAGGATATGCCTAAAGATAAACTTCCTTGGTATGACGTGATAATTGCGATAGTTGGTGCTTGTTCTTGGCTTTATATTAGTATTAATTTTGACAGTTTAGTAAGAAGGGCAGGTATATACAATACTACTGATATTATTATAGGTATTGTAGGTATATTAATTTTGTTTGAGGCTTGCAGAAGAATAGTGGGTACACCTATACTTATAATATCATTAGTTTTTATAGTTTATGCTTTATTTGGGGCATATGCACCTGGATTTTTAAATCACAGAGGATATTCTATACAGAGACTTGTTTCACATTTATATTATAACACTGAAGGTATAATGGGTACTCCTATTGGGGCATCTGCTACATTTATATTTTTGTTTATATTTTTTGGTGCTTTGCTTGATAAGACAGGAATAGGTCAATTTTTTATAGATATATGTAATGCTATAGCTGGAAGTTATGACGGAGGTCCTGCAAAGGTTGCTGTACTTACTAGTGCTATGTTTGGTACTGTTTCTGGAAGTTCTGTTTCTAATACTGTTGGTACAGGAAGTTTTACTATACCTATGATGAAGTCTTTAGGATATAGACCAGAGTTTGCGGGTGCTGTTGAGGCTTCTGCTTCTACTGGAGGACAATTAATGCCTCCTATAATGGGTGCTGCTTCTTTTTTGATGGCTGAAAGTTTAGGGATTCCTTATAAAGAAGTTGCTAAGGCTGCTATTATACCTGCTATACTTTATTTTACTGGTATATTTATAATGGTGCATTTGGAAGCTAAAAAGACTGGGCTTAAAGGTTTATCAAGAGATTCACTTCCGAAGATTGGCGAGCTTTTAATGAAGAAGGGTTATTTGGTTATTCCTCTTGCCACTATAATATATTTCTTTGTACTTGGTAAAACAGCTATATATGCTGGACTTATGGGAATAATTGCTGCTGGGTTGGTTGCTATTATTAACTCTATAGTTGATATAATTCTTAAGAGAGAGAGAAGCTTTACTTTTAATGACTTAATAGATGTATTTGTTAATGGGGCAAGAAACATTATAAGTGTTGCTGTTGCTTGTGCTATGGCTGGAATTATAATAGGAGTTATTACATTAACAGGTTTAGGTTTAAAAATTGGTGCAGGGCTTATATCTATATCAGGCGGAATATCTATACTTCTCCTTATGCTTACTATGATTAGTTCTATTATACTTGGTATGGGAGTTCCTACTACTGCGAATTATTTAATTACTTCTACTATTGCGGCTGGTGCTATAATAGGGCTTGGATTTGAACCTTTAGCGGCTCACATGTTTGTATTTTATTTTGGTATAATAGCAGACGTTACTCCTCCTGTTGCTTTGGCTGCTATGGCTGGTGCTGCTATTGCTAAGTCTGACCCGCTTAAGACTGGTTTTGAGGCTACGAAGCTTTCTATAGGTGCTTTTATTATACCTTATATGTTTATATTTAATCCGCAAATACTTATGATTAATACTACTTTTGTTGAGGTGATACCTATACTTATTACTTCGCTTATTGGTATGTTTGGAGTATCTGCTGGTCTTGAGGGATATGTATTTAGAAAATGTAACTTTATTGAGAGGATTTTATTTATAGTGGCTGGTCTTTTATCTATATATCCAGAATTCTACACTGATATAATAGGAATAGGTTTAATAGCTGCTCTTATAATATTACAGATAATAACAAGAAAGAAAAAGGCTATTGCTTAA